Below is a genomic region from Gigantopelta aegis isolate Gae_Host chromosome 1, Gae_host_genome, whole genome shotgun sequence.
tgccaaatgtttgacatccaatagccgatgataaataaattaatatgctctagcggtgtcggtAGGCCAtctaaacatttacaaaattagTAAACATTTAAACACATGTATCAAAAGTTATAGATGGCAGGTCATAAGCATTTTTACTCGGCGTTTGTaagcaataaacaaataaaacgtGTTTAAAGTGCAACTAACTCTTTTGTAGTTTTACAATATttccaataaaaaatattaaatcattaattaataatttagccTTGATTTTTCTTATTGTAACAttgctgtttttattaaacataatttggcccatatttataaaggtattttaaagttaaaacatattttaaaatgataaaacaatattCTAACAAAATCTAATATTTATAAACCGGTTTTAAGCTTAAAACGCCGATACTAAAACACGTTTCAACaaccatatttataaaaaaaaaacattttaatgctaAAACGTTTTTTAACACACcctaaaaacatgttttacttaAAACTACGAAAGGGCATGTCTaacttaaccacatgtctggaCTCAGTCGCTACTACAGTTTTACACATCAACCATGCACGACAACTACAACATCTTCAACGTCTTCAAGATATCAACTACAACCGTGCAATACGACGAGAGTGTGTGTATTGGGATCGAAATGATCCGTTTGATAGTTTGTCTGAGGATGTTTTTTTTAGGATGCGGTTTCACCTTCGCCTTGTAACGTACATGGTAAGGCAAGAAATAGAACAACCGACACGCAGAAATCATGCTGTCCCTTCTGAACTTCAAGATCGAAGTTCATTGCGTTTTTATGCAACAGGTGGATTTCAGCTCACCATGGCCGATGTTCATGGACTTTCTCAGATGACAGTATGTAATGTCCTCAAACGTGTGACAAATGCCATTGCTAAGCTAAGGCCACAATATATAACATTCCCTAATAACGAGGAAGTGGATGGTGTTAAGGCAAGTTTCTTCAGCATTGTTGGCTTCCCCAACTGTGTAGGATCTATTGACTGCAGTCATATCCGTATGATTGGACAAGGTGAAAACGGACAAAGCTTTATCAACAGAAAAGGTTAGGTCTTCTATCAATGTCCAAGCAGTAAGTGACAGTAACCATAAATTTGTCAACATAGTGGTACACTGGCATGGGTCAATACTTGATAGTAAAATATTAGACAACAGCTTACTAAAGCAGAGCTTTAAAAATGGAGACATTGATCGGTTCTTGATTGGCGATTCGAGATATCAATGTTTGCCGTACCTTATGATACCTGTGCTCAAGCCAACAGATGCTGCCGAAAATAGGTACAACCGAGCTCACTGTACAACAAGAAATTTAGTAGAATGCATATATGGGATTTGAAAACGTGTCTAAATTACACACTCCGCTTCAAGAACATTCATACATCTCTAGCAGTGGAAATGCTGTCTGAAGGGCCATTATTGAGCAGTATTTTGCCTAACATATTAAGTACTAATCGATATATCATAGTTTTATGTGAGCATCTGCGTGTGATTAAGATTCTccaataacaaattatgttCTACTAGTAGACAAAATTATACTCttagaatcatttatgggcatatagttaaaggtgtagtctttaaattttaaagcaaaatttaatttttttaaattatttgcaataacTGTGATTATGCAAGTTgaagatagcacctttaatacatgtacatagcacctttaataccggtataatagatcacactctcagaatggttcttgagTTTTGCTGGGGgtttttggagagggataggggtaaacggTCATCACAGACGAtccctcacatattgcaacagcaTTGAAATTAAGACAAGtcaatcaaattattttatagtctgttccaataaagtagacaaatcacctgtttactgatatctttcttttcatttcaagagtaaacaccaccttgtacatcaatgagagcccaaacaagtaaatgctaaattaggtagagtatcattaaatagatatttacaacatatttacttgtcagtttaatatgaaagacataatcgacgaaaatcagttttattctatttccgacactactttagtatcATGACGTACTAGGTGATTGTTATGATTCAATAGTACCATGGCAACCAAAGTTATCATttagtttattaatattatcctGTCACTCTTTGTATTGGAAGAAAATGAAGACGGATTAAGCAAGGTGATAAACTGGTACTAACCACATCACGTAATTGCAGCGTATCAACAGGGATTTCATATAAAGAATTAATAAACTTTACTTAAGCGTACAATATAGTTGCGTTCAACAGGAATAAAACTATGTTTCCTCACATTTAGATGCATTATAGGATAGACATGATAAGCAGTAACTGCTGATGACGTAAGATATCTTGCTGTGGCCGACCGAGTGGAAATGCTCTATTCTTATCTCCACAGGACACAATTGATGTCGGGCGTGTCAACGCGGCATTGACGGTTCTGCAATGATCGGGAAGTACACCTTTAAGATGGCCCTATTTGCACTGTTATCCAGAAAAGTAGCCCAAAGTTTTATCACATGCTGGCAgtcatagaaatgtttaatctttgaGGTTCATGAGTCGCGAGTGACAGTGTTTTATGCCGAACTTTAATGCAGTAGGCTTAACCGATAAACTCAggctagccccccccccccccccccccaaacaaacaaacagaaacaaaaacaacaaacaaaagcccacaacaaatatatacagtcgaaAATTGTTGTGTCGATATTGTAGGGACCACAGAAATATCGATTTAACGAAATATCGactcacattttgttttgtttaacgacaccactagaacacattggttattaatcatcggttattggatgccaaacatttggttattctgacatatagttttaaagaggaaacccgctacatttttccattagtagcaagggatcttgtatatgcactttcgcacagacaggaaagcacataccacggccgtgaccagttgtggtgcagtggttgtaacgagaaaaatgTAATCATAGAACTGCattagaaatgtttaatatctGAGGTTTATGATTAGCGAGTGACAGAGTTTTATGCCGAACTTTAATTTAGTAGGCTTAACCAATAAACTCAGGCTAGTAccactcccacccccatccccccaaaaaaaccaaaaaaaaaaaccccacaaacaaatccaacaacaaagaaacaaataaacaaacaaacaaacaaaaagccacaacaaatatatacagtcGACCACTGTTGTGTCGATATCGCGGGGACCAAAAATATCGCTTCATACGTTAAGtgcaatatgtaaaaaaaacaaaaaaccaattacaaacaaaacaagtcatatataaaaaaaagatataatatatatattatattggttATTACcacagtgtttttcggtattgtcaatatcatatattaggaatacaaattgtattatgcgagcctcaggcgagcataatacattatttttattcttaatatatgatattgacgataccgaaatacacgagggtaataatctcgttatcatataagctcaagcttaatacaacgtgtttttgtgaACTGTACactcaactttaattccagtccgccattactagatattcaaatgacgtaagaatatgtggcgcggtgtatttttgaatggaaatgacgtcaaactcgaatgacgtcattttggatgtccttacatcaaaaataaagttatgcctaacattttttgttttctgaacgctggacagctttaagtgtcaaattgccattgaaatgtttttatttgatgactatgaatgcatacgtcaatcatggagtgtcacccaagtacgtttgcttaaatgtcaataaacctagtgccgagacctcgactaatttacatctaatttgcaaagttatcacattcttaaagtatgtgatctgaaaaatatcacatactttgattgcactgaaaatgtaagatattatatatattttttatttttttacttttatcgAATCATACATCTTTCGcattttggtaatatctttcgcttatctaTCGAAAAaacgtaacgtcatgatatatttcttcctattgaactttgccagaaaatttacttgaccatagacttttaaaaagaaatttgaataaaatgtatctttattaacatttatttaacaatactacggtgcaaacatacctgacaaagggATCCTCCAAAACCTCCCGCAAAAACAAAAGAGccgaacgccgttaaattctttcacttacactcgatgacactacattgtgtcatcattagtTAGCTTCGTACTCatttcgttttagatattttatcgtaattgcacttcatatccttttattattttataggtacagttgtttaaattaaaacaaaattagttttcaaatacgatcagacgCATTGGTAGGGTAGGTTGGTGATATTCCGACCCCTTATGGACGCACCACACTTGTAGAAGGTACTCCCACTCCAAAAGATTGATCCTGTTGTTTCCCATAGCGTCGACATGCATATTCTAATCAGTAGTGGTCCACTCTAGCCAATCGGTGCctgtttcttttatatattcTCATTTTATTGGCTAGTGTCGATCAGGATAAACCCGACCCCATTCCGGTAAATTCCGACTACACATCCCGTATAATTCCGACTACTACCTAGATTATACCAGGGTAATTCCGACCCCCTCggagtgttttaaaaaaagatatgtACCAGGTAAAACTAGTAGAGTATAATATTCCTGGCTGCATTTTTTTCACTgtgaacaaaaattaatatgcaaTGAAATGGACAGCGAATGTGTATTACAGTGTGAAAATATCTTCAAGTCAAAACATATCACATATcacatattactgttataatcTACATCACTATTGAAATAGCTGAACATCATTAAACATAGAAAACTAATTAAACTTTGGTATTTTTAACAGTCAACAtgcattaacaatatatatatctatcatgTATGGGCAGTGTGTGTTTTTAACGTCCGTTGACAATGGTCAGAGACTGACCACAGGAAGCCAAGTTAAAAAGATTTTGCACAATAGCAACTTTGTCGTCACGACATTTAAAACCAAAGGAACACCTCTGTCTGAAGCCCGTTCGTCTATTTATAAATTCAGCCGGCACCGAAGCTTTCAAGTAAAATATACCCCTTGAAGAAGTATGTTCGTCCATGAATTTAGAAATTAACCGAGCAGAGTTCCTGTTAAAGTATGCAACTTTGCGTTCACCATCAAATATTGCAACAGCGTTGGAATCATACACATTCATTGCATCTCTTCTAGCTTGATAAATACATCCTACCCGCAGTTCCCTCTGACCATAGTGGCTCATGCCAACTGCATACACAGGTCTTATTATAACATTTTTCATGATGATCAATTCTGTAAAACACGAGAAAAACATAATCAAAGATGAAAGACATACCTTTCATTAAACAAGGAAACGGTCAAGAGTGAAATGGATAAAGTTTCTGTGACATATGCCACTTTCGTTTAAAAAGCATAAATAGCTACAGACAATTTTGGTgttcatttgattttttttaattcaacttTCCTTTTGCGTTCCgctttttgttgtaattttcttgttttgtcctCTATTGCTGCCCTTTTTTGTGCTAGAACCTGTTCACTGGTAAGAATTCTGTGTCCTGTTAATGAACGCTTTGACTTAGCAGACATGTCTGCAGCTACCTTTGGCAGTGAAAATATATTGTCTAACTCCAAGTTCCAAGTAACATGATCTAAAGTGGAGCCTCCCATTGATAGGTTTTCTAACAAAGACCCAGCAGAAGATGGTACACAAGTAGCTGGCAGTTCTGAAGACAAAACTGCAGGCGACAATGCTAATTGATCATCATTCCCCATAAGAACAGACATCGCCAGTGCAGAGAGGTCAGCATCTTCAGGCTCCGAGTTGATGGAGTTTAGAGTTGGTGAACTTTCGGATCTAGATGTGTCTGACATTGCGGAGTCTGAAGATGTTGATTCTTTGATATTGGCAGTGTCATTGTCTAATTCTTTGTCAAATGAATCAATAGACGGGCCTGTAGGACTAGACAATGTGTGGTTTGATTTGGATGTTTGTGGTTGTGGAAGAGGTTTATCAAATGCCAAAGATGGTGCAAAAAGGGATTCTGAGACGGCCTTTGGGTTAAGTGGATAAATACCGGTGGAGCGAAAGCCTGCTGTGATGTTTTCACAAGTAATACCGTCATCCCATGCTTTCCGGAAAATACGTGGCCAAGTTGCTTTATTAATAACATGCGACGGATGTTCGGAAAGGAACTCCGTGCAGGTTCTGTTATATGCCTTAGAAAAAGGGCCAAAAACCTGCTTATCAAGTGGCTGCAATGCATGTGTGGTGTGGGGTGGCAAAGCCAATATTGAAATGTTCTCTTCTGCTGCATTTTCAAGCAAGCCAATTACCTCATGGGAACTATGGGAGTCAAGGATCAAGAGCTGTGGCCGCTCAGGGCCACAGTGCTTGAGAAATACTTCCCGGAACCATTCCTCCCCAATGACATCACACATCCACGCCCTCTCTTGATAAGTCCAAAAAGTCCCCTCTGGAGCGTCAAGAGTGGCAAAAGGACGGAGTGATTTTTCGGTTTTTCCCTTGCAAACACACATGGGAGGCATTGCCTGACCACATGCATTTACGCATGCTAACACAGTAATATTCTCCCTAGAGTTTGAAACCCTGCTCGTTACATTACGTTTCCCTTTTGCTGAACATATGTGTACTGGGGTGTGCTCGAACTGTTTTCCAGTCTCATCTAAATTCCAAATGAGATGAGGCTTTTTTGTAATGTCAAGAGTATTCATGACAGTATTTAgctcatcaaaatatttttgaacGACAGGGCGGTTAAGCATTCTAGCACGAAAAGTTGTTAACTTCTCGGGCTTTCTAAGTACAAGCTCTGGGTGGCGCATTTTTAAACCCTGCCACCAATCATCCCCGGGGCAACCATTTTTAAAAGGGGTCTTAATTTTCAAAGATGTACAAAGGCGCAACACTTTAAGTAGCAGTTGTTTTTTGCTGATGCCGAAACCTTTGTTGGCAGCTTCTATGACCTTCTTTATCAGAGCTTCTTCAATCTTTGGTGGCAGAACAGGCGGTCTTCCAGGCCTCGAACCACTTGTATATCGGCCGCAAACGTGGTCGATGATAGTTGTTTTAGGGACTCCAAACACTTTGCTTGCTTTTTTATATCCCATCAACCGGGTTCGCACCGCGGTCACTGCATCATCCAAATTCTTTCGATCGTATCGCATAGTTTTATTTGGTACCATAtcctattaaattaaattaaccgAAATTAGGCCTACTGATAAAatctttaattttgttgttgttgttattgttgttgttgtttaatatgttaatatgcttgcctgaggtgtttgAGTCTTAGGATCAAATCACATCCGTGGACCTGTCCAACTGATTGacttttgctttgttttgttccaaccagtgcatcacgactggtatatcaaataccgtggtatgtgctgtcctgtctgtgtgaacgtgcatgtaaaagagctcttgcagctaatggaataatgtaggtttcctctgatgactacgcgtCAGAATTAAGCTTAGCAAATGTTTTACTGCCATTAgcagattattaattaatcaatgtactctagtggtgtcgttaaacaaaacaaactttcactttttGTTTAATGGACTTAGGGATCGttttttcgttgttgtttttttgtgttttgtttttatttttaaatgtatgtattttatagaCATTCTATAAGCtcttcttttgtttatttacttgaaattcctcaatgttgtagatatattattaactataactgacctccaggtttttgtttatttacttgaaattcctcaatgttgtagatatattattaactataactgacctccaggtttttgtttatttacttgaaattcctcaatgttgtagatatattattaactataactgacctccaggtttttgtttatttacttgaaaTTCCTCAATGTTGTgcatatattattaactataactgacctccaggtttttgtttatttacttgaaattcctcaatgttgtagatatattattaactataactgacctccaggtttttgtttatttacttgaaattcctcaatgttgtagatatattattaactataactgacctccaggtttttgtttatttacttgaaattcctcaatgttgtagatatattattaactataactgacctccaggtttttgtttatttacttgaaattcctcaatgttgtagatatattattaactataactgacctccaggtttttgtttatttacttgaaattcctcaatgttgtagatatattattaactataactgacctccaggtttttgtttatttacttgaaattcctcaatgttgtagatatattattaactataactgacctccaggtttttgtttatttacttgaaattcctcaatgttgtagatatattattaactataactgacctccaggtttttgtttatttacttgaaattcctcaatgttgtagatatattattaactataactgacctccaggtttttgtttatttacttgaaattcctcaatgttgtagatatattattaactataactgacctccaggtttttgtttatttacttgaaattcctcaatgttgtagatatattattaactataactGACCTCCAGGTTTTTGCTTATTTACTTGAAATTCCTCAATGTTgtagatatattattaactataactGACCTCCAGGTTTTTGCTTATTTACTTGAAATTCCTCAATGTTgtagatatattattaactataactGACCTCCAGGTTTTTGCTTATTTACTTGAAATTCCTCAATGTTgtagatatattattaactataactGACCTCCAGGTTTTTGCTTATTTACTTGAAATTCCTCAATGTTgtagatatattattaactataactGACCTCCAGGTTTTTGCTTATTTACTTGAAATTCCTCAATGTTgtagatatattattaactataactGACCTCCAGGTTTTTGCTTATTTACTTGAAATTCCTCAATGTTgtagatatattattaactataactGACCTCCAGGTTTTTGCTTATTTACTTGAAATTCCTCAATGTTgtagatatattattaactataactGACCTCCAGGTTTTTGCTTATTTACTTGAAATTCCTCAATGTTgtagatatattattaactataactGACCTCCAGGTTTTTGCTTATTTACTTGAAATTCCTCAATGTTgtagatatattattaactataactGACCTCCAGGTTTTTGCTTATTTACTTGAAATTCCTCAATGTTgtagatatattattaactataactGACCTCCAGGTTTTTGCTTATTTACTTGAAATTCCTCAATGTTgtagatatattattaactataactGACCTCCAGGTTTTTGCTTATTTACTTGAAATTCCTCAATGTTgtagatatattattaactataactGACCTCCAGGTTTTTGCTTATTTACTTGAAATTCCTCAATGTTGtagatattttattaactataaCTGACCTCCAGGTTTTTGCTTATTTACTTGAAATTCCTCAATGTTgtagatatattattaactataactGACCTCCAGGTTTTTGCAAAGATAATTGATATGGGGTCGCATTTAAGCCTCCTAAAAAAAATAGCAGGATAAATCCGACCccttttgaaatttaaatgtaACTTGTTGTTAATGCATTTTTTCTTGAAAAATAAgcacatatttacattatgttaagtgattttattgcataaacaatttcataataaattttattgtcgGATTGTATACCTCCGATGTGGATTTTTCCAACGTTGCTCAGTCTTCTAAAAGTTGCTTGAATGCTAGCAGACAGCCGGAAGAAAAGATCGAGCAAGTACGCATGAATAGTAAAGACTAAAGATGGTTTGTAACGGTGCTTTTCATTGGGAGGTTGAAGGTACCTTTGTTATGAAAGGAATACATCCGTTGGTCTGAAAGAACGGTTGCCGAAACACTATTTAATTAACGAAAATCCGAAGGGGTCGGGTTTACACGTAGGGTCGGAATATCACCAATCTACcctaatcatcaaatttaaataagaagaaacgagacaaagggagataatttaatcatgcacttttacaaaaaaagtaaatacgatttctatattttcactgtagctaaaatacagtacaaatatgacttttcaccggatatcactttaatggtttccgtagatctatatatttcattgctatgtatataataaataacaacatacGCAGACTTAGAATTGAGGCCAATTATCGCTGGACCAGAAGGTCCTACACGTCGACTTAGTAATATTGTGCGAAAACCTCTAATTCAGCGTAGCCCAGGTCAAAGATGATCTCGACCTTTAAACTGTCTTCCTAAAGAAGAAGGAAGTGTTATACATGTAAGGGAATCTTTCTCAGTTTGTGAATACCGGTATTTGATTTTCGCTAAATTTGATAATATCGTAGtttattttcttaatatatctttatatgtattttaagtCAATCCCCACTGTAGAGTAAATCGACAACAGGAAATTGGTTGGCAGTTGTAGTTAAGTTGTACTTATTAGTTAATCGGGTAAATTATTGCTTATTTGGGCTTGGCACAAGGATTATCCTTTAAATGCATGTTTACCTTTAGTTGTTAATAAGCTCACAgtttaatttgatatataataaccTTATCTAACACCAGTGATGGGAGTATTAATTACCAGATACGTTAATTAAACAatttcaagttctttattgctttaagttatacaacttataagCTTTATCATGAAAAAcagcaaaatataataaatacatatttacaatatctgaTAATGGTGGGGAGCGCTATAGCACTATCTAAAACACATTCATGCATGCAAAACCAATACATATCTAAAATAAACGAAATAAACCCTACATATATGTATGATAAATAATTACGTGGGTAGTAATATGGAAGATATTAAAGATAAACACATCACGTGCGTAAGGAAactaaagacacacacacacacaacttaaGACAATTAGCGGTGCGGATATCTTTTAACGTGCACATATACCACGAagaggtgggacgtaacccagtggtaaagccttcgcttgatgcgcggtcgatatgggatcgatccccgtcggtggtcccattaggctatttctcgttccagccagtgctccacaactggtgtaacaaaggccatggtatgtactatcctgtctgtgggatggtgcattttaaaagatcccttgctggcattcgaaaagagtagccctgaagtggtgacagtgggtttcctctctcaatatctgtgtggtccttaaccatatgtctgacgccatataaccgtaaatataatgtgttgagtgtgtcgttaaataaaacatttccttatacACGAAGGTTTTGTGCACACCTGTCAcgggtttgacacccaatagccgatgtatgtttcgtgctggggtgtccttaaacattaattaattaattaattcattcattcattcatgcctgtcacgggcttaatctctgacttcgccagtgactaagtccgggtcAGGAGGGAGAtagggtaagtttgaggtgggcggaatttgcaataaaaatttAGAAGTTAGGTCTGAGACCTAAGGCCAAAATAAGCTGATCCATTCTGTTTATGTctggacaaaaaaaaagaaaaaaaaagtccaaaAGTAAATTAGAGTGCTAGGCGtaaaagttttaaggtgattaGAGCAATTTTGACGGGCTAACAAAGTAAAgcgcgtcggactgtttacaaacaacaataaatataacatttgaaccacggccaaatatttttttaaagtacgactaagcccccccccccccataaaaaataaaataaaataaaataaaaaataaaaattaaaaaaagaagaaaaaaaggagtttacctgtcctaggtaaggttggcGCCTACGGCGAGCTGAGGAGCGGACCTCCGGACAAGTTCGGGATGTGGTGTTTCCTATTCAGAAGGTCGGCGATAACATGTCTGTACACGGCACCAAAGACGGCCTTGACAATCCTGTGTATGGTGATGTTGTCCATATCCTTGGGCAGGACCGCCTGTCGCAGGGGGCGTCGCAGAAGAGACCGTCGCTGGCGGTTGATCCGCAAGTTGTGGTTCCccctggcctcagattacagttatcttcccatttggttgtccggaaatttgtccgcgcaagtagtctgctgtttgactgtgattatttcatggcagacagctatgaagtggcaactatttgactgaagttgacaggggagagcatgtagtttgtgtAACTTGTtcacattgaagacttgtttgtggtaattccggcccatgcaaaagtagtgcttttttgtgtaaaatgggtgtacaccggccaggtttagagggtgtgtttgtttaaaccaatattctgggagaaagagctggacaacaggggttgtccttttcagggtatgtgtcccccaggcaggcaaaggtacatacaaaaatccacgggcctgctgatattaataaaaatgttatagccactaaggctatatagaaacatacagcgaaattaattgtggtctgtggtcCCCTGTGCCGCCCCCGacgcacgtttcctcttcctccgtCCTCTTTCACTCCTCTTCGGTGTATCTGCGTCGCCACACTCCAAAGTCACgattgcccgtgacccggtgtacgcgatgCGATACTCCTTAAAACTCCAGGTGGGGTAGCAACGTCTTGCTTCATCGAGAAGGCTAGGCAAAGTCCAGGGCctatattttcgaagcaatcttagcctacgaaatagTAAAagcatcgtaagctatgacgtcactatggcgtgtgctgtagtgacgtcacaccctacgatggttttacgatttcgtagcgctaagataacttcgaaaatatgggcccagacaATTAACGCTTAGAACGTTGTGAGCCATCATTATGTCCTCTTCAGGGATATATAGCTTACCCGAACGTTATCAAAGTTAGTTACGTCAATGAATCAGCTGTTTGAAagtttacgtgacgtcactgaGGTAGCGGTTTGGATCTGATGGGGAGATAAAAACACCAAGTGTGGCGGCCCGCCTGGAATTAAATTGTCGGCGGTCTCGAGTTTATGTGATCAGGAGACGAGAGCTCCCAGTGTAAGGACCCTTAATTGAGGAGTCTCGAGCTGATGTCAGGGATCGACGTTATTATGGTTCGGCAGGGTATGTGGTAGATGTTGTATTTTGCTTTAGTCTGGCACACAGTGTGTCGTAGCCTGgtacttttatttagtgtccggatccaaattgttaacaactacaaaaaattactctcaattgccgttagatttcctccaaagtttgttcagacacaaatcgcaaaaaaaaacccactacaaata
It encodes:
- the LOC121384088 gene encoding uncharacterized protein LOC121384088 translates to MVPNKTMRYDRKNLDDAVTAVRTRLMGYKKASKVFGVPKTTIIDHVCGRYTSGSRPGRPPVLPPKIEEALIKKVIEAANKGFGISKKQLLLKVLRLCTSLKIKTPFKNGCPGDDWWQGLKMRHPELVLRKPEKLTTFRARMLNRPVVQKYFDELNTVMNTLDITKKPHLIWNLDETGKQFEHTPVHICSAKGKRNVTSRVSNSRENITVLACVNACGQAMPPMCVCKGKTEKSLRPFATLDAPEGTFWTYQERAWMCDVIGEEWFREVFLKHCGPERPQLLILDSHSSHEVIGLLENAAEENISILALPPHTTHALQPLDKQVFGPFSKAYNRTCTEFLSEHPSHVINKATWPRIFRKAWDDGITCENITAGFRSTGIYPLNPKAVSESLFAPSLAFDKPLPQPQTSKSNHTLSSPTGPSIDSFDKELDNDTANIKESTSSDSAMSDTSRSESSPTLNSINSEPEDADLSALAMSVLMGNDDQLALSPAVLSSELPATCVPSSAGSLLENLSMGGSTLDHVTWNLELDNIFSLPKVAADMSAKSKRSLTGHRILTSEQVLAQKRAAIEDKTRKLQQKAERKRKVELKKIK